A portion of the Flavobacterium magnum genome contains these proteins:
- a CDS encoding acyloxyacyl hydrolase, protein MYQKLRFLVCGLLVVSGSFAQQVKKHPMAVGLHFGFGDEIRNTDYTYTNHYIKPQLYWQLKKSNHFTYQILLQPEINFATHQLINLYFVTPEEPDYEAKRARYTKLKDIREYVLNVGFLVRRPITEKFSIYVLGSVGPMITDTETERLSRGFAFSDVLSLGFSYRVNGVTIDLRPNLRHTSNAGLQSSNAGFNTANLEFGLSIPL, encoded by the coding sequence ATGTACCAGAAATTACGCTTTCTCGTGTGCGGATTGCTTGTCGTTTCAGGCAGTTTTGCACAACAGGTAAAAAAACATCCGATGGCTGTGGGCCTGCATTTCGGTTTTGGCGACGAAATCAGGAACACCGATTACACCTACACGAACCATTACATCAAGCCACAGCTCTATTGGCAACTTAAAAAAAGCAACCATTTCACCTACCAGATTCTGTTGCAGCCCGAAATCAATTTTGCGACGCACCAACTGATCAATTTGTATTTCGTTACACCCGAAGAGCCTGATTACGAAGCGAAACGGGCGAGATATACCAAACTGAAGGACATCCGCGAATATGTCCTGAATGTCGGATTTCTGGTACGAAGACCGATTACCGAAAAATTCAGCATCTATGTTCTGGGAAGTGTAGGTCCGATGATCACCGATACGGAAACCGAAAGGCTGTCCCGAGGATTTGCATTTTCAGATGTGCTGTCGCTTGGTTTTTCGTACCGTGTAAATGGCGTTACGATTGATTTGCGTCCAAACCTCAGGCATACCTCAAACGCCGGCCTGCAAAGTTCGAATGCGGGTTTTAACACGGCCAATCTCGAATTTGGATTGTCAATTCCGCTTTAA
- a CDS encoding OmpA family protein has translation MRRHFLYAALLYLGTLSAQVGQKEILVYFDSGSHVISAEGASTLNALFVTDSLTINSVSVEGFCDDIGTEYDNLALSRKRAESVAEYIRTHAAIHDLSATGKGEIALNSAADALSQRQHNRRVAVVASYAVAPEEPKPVRSQPAAVDLFEGYKMPGENLSEGDKLILRQLVFVASTTVFEDAEACETELSRYVQYFKANPGINFEIHGHVCCISKSFFDARNIYTGKNNLSEDRAKRIYDYFIEKGIDKSRMAYKGFGRKFPRPGVAEKFNKRVEIVITKL, from the coding sequence ATGCGCCGCCATTTCCTATACGCCGCACTTTTATACCTAGGCACATTGTCCGCACAGGTCGGACAGAAAGAAATCCTCGTCTACTTCGATTCGGGCAGCCATGTCATCTCCGCTGAGGGCGCCTCCACACTTAATGCCCTGTTCGTTACGGATTCCCTCACTATAAATTCGGTATCTGTGGAAGGATTTTGCGATGATATCGGCACGGAATACGACAACCTTGCGCTGTCCCGCAAAAGGGCTGAAAGCGTTGCCGAATACATCCGTACGCACGCTGCAATTCATGATCTGAGCGCGACGGGTAAAGGTGAAATCGCATTAAACAGTGCTGCTGACGCTCTGTCACAACGCCAACACAACCGTAGGGTCGCTGTCGTGGCTTCTTACGCCGTTGCGCCCGAAGAGCCAAAGCCAGTCCGCAGTCAGCCCGCAGCAGTCGACCTGTTTGAAGGCTATAAGATGCCCGGAGAGAATCTTTCTGAAGGGGACAAACTCATATTGCGACAGTTGGTTTTTGTAGCAAGTACAACCGTTTTTGAAGATGCGGAAGCCTGTGAAACCGAGCTGTCAAGATATGTACAATATTTTAAGGCCAATCCTGGCATAAATTTTGAAATTCACGGTCACGTTTGCTGCATCTCGAAATCTTTTTTTGACGCACGCAACATTTATACGGGGAAAAACAACCTGTCTGAGGACCGTGCGAAGCGCATCTACGATTATTTTATTGAGAAGGGTATCGACAAGTCTCGCATGGCTTATAAAGGTTTCGGGCGGAAATTCCCAAGACCGGGTGTCGCGGAAAAATTCAATAAACGCGTCGAAATTGTCATCACAAAGCTTTAA
- a CDS encoding MarR family winged helix-turn-helix transcriptional regulator encodes MEKLKDITFYNMDKAIRSYRVFAQKRLREHGYKITIDQWLIIKSILENPGISQQDLGGLVFKDNASVTRIIDLLVKSGYLEREVNQNDRRRSVLKVTETGRTIIDNVQALVLQNRQAALGGVSAEALQTLNQTLNQIIQNCN; translated from the coding sequence ATGGAGAAATTAAAGGACATTACCTTTTACAACATGGATAAAGCAATCCGGAGTTATCGGGTATTTGCGCAGAAACGACTTCGTGAACACGGTTACAAAATCACGATCGACCAATGGCTGATCATCAAGTCGATATTGGAAAATCCGGGCATTTCGCAGCAGGATCTCGGCGGATTGGTTTTTAAGGACAACGCATCGGTTACGCGGATTATTGATTTGCTTGTGAAGTCAGGCTATCTCGAACGGGAAGTCAACCAGAACGACCGCCGCAGATCGGTGTTAAAGGTCACTGAGACGGGCCGGACAATCATTGACAATGTACAGGCATTGGTCCTGCAGAACCGTCAGGCAGCCCTCGGAGGCGTTTCTGCGGAAGCGCTGCAAACATTAAATCAGACGTTGAACCAAATTATACAAAACTGCAATTAA
- a CDS encoding GNAT family N-acetyltransferase: MELQLTIKPFSELSVIELYQILRLRESVFIIEQDCIYQDIDHKDQKAWHVIGKYDGKVVAYTRLFKRGDYFANASIGRVVIDAEFRARKWGYPLMEASIGGILRHFGESRIEISAQLYLQQFYENCGFHTTSETYLEDGIPHIRMIRD, translated from the coding sequence ATGGAGTTACAGCTAACAATCAAGCCTTTCAGCGAACTTTCAGTAATCGAACTGTATCAGATACTGCGCCTGCGCGAATCGGTGTTCATCATCGAGCAGGACTGTATTTATCAGGATATTGACCATAAGGATCAGAAAGCGTGGCATGTCATCGGGAAATACGACGGAAAGGTAGTCGCGTACACCCGGCTGTTTAAGCGTGGTGATTACTTCGCGAATGCCTCAATCGGGCGCGTGGTCATTGATGCCGAATTCCGTGCCAGAAAGTGGGGATATCCGCTGATGGAGGCTTCCATTGGAGGTATCCTGAGGCATTTTGGCGAAAGCCGCATTGAAATTTCTGCGCAGCTTTACCTACAGCAGTTCTACGAAAACTGCGGATTTCACACGACAAGCGAAACCTATTTGGAAGACGGAATTCCGCACATCAGGATGATCCGGGATTAA
- a CDS encoding M1 family metallopeptidase, whose protein sequence is MKRLFTFCLLCLAFAKAPAQKNPGYWQQHVDYKMDVFMDVSNYQYRGSQKLVYQNNSPDTLKRVFFHLYPNAFQPGSEMDARLQTIKDPDGRMVTKTKVDGNDVKVSRIKNLKPDEIGFLNITHFKQDGKSAQTKTVGTILEVTLAKPILPHKKTTFTLDFNGQVPIQIRRSGRNNSEGVELSMSQWYPKIAEFDFEGWHADPYIAREFHGVWGDFDVKITIDKNYILGGTGYLQNPNQIGYGYEEKGKAVKRPDTPTLTWHFKAPMVHDFTWAADRQYLHDIAVVPGGATLHFLYKNNPKIIENWKKLQPETVKIMQFYNQFVGPYPYKQYSVIQGGDGGMEYAMCTLILGEGKFDGLLGVTTHEMGHSWFQHILASNESKHGWMDEGFTSFIEDSALNSIAPKPVDNPYAGAYAGYIGMANSGKELPQSTHADRFDENRVYSITSYSKGEVFLAQLRYLIGKENLEKTLKKYYADFKFKHPTPNDIKRTAERVSGANLDWYLVDWTQTTNTIDYGIKEVTERNGTTAVSLERIGRMPMPIDITVTYTDGKTENFYIPLRMMSFSKENENPLVKRTTLPDWAWAYPTYEFEIPAAKAGIRKIEIDPAGFMADVKKENNVIEIK, encoded by the coding sequence ATGAAAAGACTTTTTACCTTTTGCCTGCTTTGTCTGGCATTTGCCAAAGCGCCGGCCCAGAAAAATCCCGGTTATTGGCAACAACACGTCGATTATAAGATGGATGTGTTTATGGACGTATCCAACTACCAATATAGGGGGAGCCAGAAACTCGTGTACCAGAACAATTCACCGGACACCTTGAAGCGTGTTTTCTTTCATCTTTATCCGAACGCTTTCCAGCCAGGAAGCGAAATGGACGCGCGCCTGCAAACCATCAAGGATCCTGACGGTCGTATGGTGACCAAAACTAAAGTTGATGGTAACGACGTCAAAGTAAGCCGTATCAAAAACCTGAAGCCGGACGAAATCGGGTTTCTGAATATCACCCACTTTAAGCAGGACGGGAAATCTGCCCAAACCAAGACGGTCGGCACAATCCTCGAGGTGACTTTGGCAAAACCGATTTTACCCCATAAAAAAACCACATTCACACTCGACTTTAACGGACAGGTACCGATACAGATCCGGCGTTCGGGCCGCAATAATTCAGAGGGCGTCGAACTGTCGATGTCGCAATGGTACCCGAAAATTGCTGAGTTTGATTTTGAGGGCTGGCATGCCGACCCGTACATCGCACGCGAATTTCACGGCGTTTGGGGCGACTTTGACGTGAAAATCACTATTGATAAAAATTACATTCTGGGCGGAACAGGTTACCTCCAGAACCCGAACCAGATCGGTTATGGTTATGAAGAAAAGGGCAAGGCGGTAAAACGCCCGGACACGCCCACATTGACCTGGCATTTTAAAGCACCGATGGTACATGATTTTACCTGGGCTGCCGATAGGCAATACCTGCATGATATCGCAGTGGTTCCGGGCGGTGCGACCCTGCATTTCCTTTACAAAAACAACCCGAAAATCATTGAAAACTGGAAAAAGCTGCAACCGGAGACGGTGAAGATCATGCAGTTTTACAATCAGTTTGTCGGGCCGTACCCGTACAAACAATATTCGGTCATCCAGGGGGGCGACGGCGGCATGGAGTATGCAATGTGCACGCTGATCCTCGGCGAAGGCAAATTTGACGGACTCCTTGGCGTGACCACACACGAGATGGGGCACTCTTGGTTTCAGCACATCCTGGCATCAAACGAAAGCAAACACGGATGGATGGACGAAGGTTTTACGTCATTTATTGAAGACAGCGCGCTGAACAGCATAGCGCCAAAACCGGTCGACAATCCATACGCAGGTGCTTATGCCGGCTACATCGGGATGGCAAATTCAGGCAAGGAACTTCCGCAATCCACGCATGCTGACCGTTTTGATGAAAACCGGGTTTACAGCATTACGTCTTACAGCAAAGGTGAAGTCTTTCTCGCGCAGCTTCGTTACCTGATCGGCAAAGAAAATCTGGAAAAGACACTAAAGAAATATTACGCAGATTTCAAATTCAAACATCCGACGCCGAACGATATTAAGCGCACCGCCGAACGGGTTTCCGGAGCCAATCTCGACTGGTATCTTGTCGATTGGACACAAACCACCAACACGATTGACTATGGCATTAAAGAAGTGACGGAACGCAACGGCACAACGGCGGTTTCTCTTGAACGGATCGGGCGTATGCCGATGCCCATCGACATCACCGTAACCTACACGGACGGTAAGACTGAAAACTTCTACATCCCGCTGCGCATGATGAGTTTTTCAAAAGAAAATGAAAATCCGTTGGTAAAAAGGACGACGCTGCCTGATTGGGCATGGGCGTATCCCACCTACGAATTTGAAATTCCCGCCGCAAAAGCCGGTATCCGCAAAATTGAGATTGACCCCGCCGGTTTTATGGCCGACGTGAAAAAAGAAAACAACGTCATTGAAATAAAATAG
- a CDS encoding S41 family peptidase produces MNISTVFRKKYVLTAAAAGIFYVGASFKDDFFEIAKQIEIFTEVYKTVNMNYVDQTNPGEMMDKAIKTMLADLDPYTNYFNEQDVLKFKINNTGEYTGIGAMMTRKNGHVIVKEPYKGYPADKAGLKAGDEIIQIGDVNLADYKDDASQLLKGGKNAKFDIKYKRQGKINSTQLVLDEVDIKAVPYYGKIDDKTGYIVLSQFNRKASSETREALEQLKREGAQRIVLDLRGNPGGLLGEAVNICNLFVPKGEVIVTTKSKVEKHNNTYKTNNEPVDLEIPLVVIVDGKSASASEIVSGALQDLDRAVIIGSRSFGKGLVQRPIDLTYGTQVKVTISRYYTPSGRCIQALDYAHKDADGKAIRTDASKYNAFKTRKGRTVYDGGGIQPDIELEETKLSAITQALQKNDAIFDYVTSYYYKNPNLGDKIPTITDTDYADFRQFLKTQKITYETETEIALKKTLEAAKKEKLDESITSEYQQLLNSLQKSEDGQLMLYQKEIRKLILDEIIQRYQYKEGLYQYYTKNNSEIKKATALLDNTSEYNKILKK; encoded by the coding sequence ATGAATATAAGTACCGTTTTCAGGAAGAAATATGTGCTTACGGCCGCGGCCGCGGGTATTTTTTACGTAGGCGCCAGCTTTAAGGACGATTTCTTTGAGATTGCCAAACAAATCGAGATTTTCACCGAAGTCTACAAAACCGTCAACATGAACTATGTCGACCAGACCAACCCGGGTGAAATGATGGACAAAGCCATCAAGACCATGCTTGCGGATCTCGACCCTTACACCAATTATTTTAACGAACAGGACGTCCTCAAGTTCAAGATCAACAACACCGGGGAATACACGGGAATCGGCGCCATGATGACACGAAAGAACGGGCACGTAATCGTGAAGGAGCCGTATAAAGGTTATCCCGCTGACAAAGCCGGGCTCAAGGCTGGTGACGAAATCATCCAGATCGGCGATGTGAACCTCGCTGATTACAAAGACGATGCCTCTCAACTGCTTAAAGGAGGGAAAAATGCCAAATTCGACATCAAATACAAGCGTCAGGGAAAAATAAATTCCACCCAGCTCGTACTCGATGAAGTAGACATCAAGGCGGTGCCCTATTATGGCAAAATCGATGACAAAACCGGCTACATCGTCCTTTCACAGTTCAACCGGAAAGCCTCATCCGAAACCAGGGAAGCGTTGGAACAGCTCAAGCGCGAAGGCGCACAACGGATCGTACTGGATCTGCGGGGCAATCCGGGCGGGCTCTTGGGGGAAGCCGTCAACATCTGCAACCTGTTTGTCCCCAAAGGTGAGGTGATCGTAACCACAAAATCAAAGGTCGAAAAACACAACAACACGTACAAAACCAACAACGAGCCGGTGGATCTTGAGATCCCACTGGTGGTGATTGTCGACGGAAAAAGCGCCTCGGCCTCAGAGATTGTTTCCGGGGCATTACAGGACCTCGACCGCGCCGTGATCATCGGCAGCAGGAGTTTCGGGAAAGGGCTTGTGCAGCGTCCCATCGACCTGACTTACGGCACGCAGGTCAAGGTGACCATTTCGCGTTATTACACGCCGTCGGGCAGGTGCATCCAGGCGTTGGACTATGCCCATAAGGATGCTGACGGTAAAGCGATCCGGACTGATGCTTCCAAATACAATGCCTTTAAAACCCGCAAAGGCCGTACCGTGTATGATGGCGGCGGCATCCAGCCTGATATCGAACTCGAAGAGACCAAACTCAGTGCCATTACGCAGGCCTTGCAGAAAAACGATGCGATTTTTGATTATGTGACTTCGTATTACTACAAGAACCCGAACCTGGGCGATAAGATCCCGACCATTACTGACACGGATTACGCCGACTTCAGGCAGTTCCTGAAAACACAGAAAATTACGTACGAAACAGAGACCGAAATCGCATTGAAAAAAACGCTCGAAGCTGCGAAAAAGGAGAAACTCGACGAGAGCATTACGTCAGAATACCAACAGTTGCTGAATTCCCTGCAGAAAAGTGAGGACGGTCAGCTCATGCTGTATCAGAAAGAAATCAGGAAACTCATCCTTGACGAGATCATCCAGCGTTACCAGTACAAGGAGGGCTTGTATCAATATTATACCAAAAACAATTCCGAAATCAAAAAGGCTACTGCCCTGCTCGACAACACTTCGGAGTACAATAAAATACTGAAAAAATAA
- a CDS encoding LysM peptidoglycan-binding domain-containing protein: MNIKNITLTALLMVAGTIFAQDSTKTAANLLKPEIKISYLDSIKSTFRRDAVASCVDSLWMKELTNLDLFDNLSADIKNINLDQKVDYELSTELLKSRLKEMDAKSPFNIEWNQGLENIIKSFLKNRKKSYERLMAISEYYFPMFEESLARQNVPLEIKYLAIVESALNPKAVSRVGATGLWQFMYQTGKQYNLNIDSYVDERSDPQKASDAAAQYMSNMYKIFGDWDLVLASYNSGPGNVAKAIRRSGGQQNFWNIRKNLPKETQGYVPAFLATMYIYTYHKEHGIVPNRAIIKHFATDTIMIKQQISFKQLSDLLDVPVAQLQLLNPSYKMNVIPYYNNVPHYLRLPAEKIAMFASNEDKVYAYVKHESEKRERPFERIRLTTAKDSTAIASADSVLTSGSRTRFHTVRRGDNLSEIASKYGVTIGEIKRWNKLRSNSAPLGRKLKIVVSDSENSSIAATTKKPAAVREEKTALASREAKNTEMAETTPEFYTVQKGDNLGSIAKRYGVSIADLKEWNNMEDTNVLLDTKLKINKSKVEVAELKDEAAALVPSYYVVQKGDNLSAIAKKQGVTVAQIQEWNNMEDANVQLGAKLTIMKAPTADNQVAARVKKDNAAKQSHYLVKKGDSLFTIAQKYPGVTVSDIKKWNGISSNNLKPGMKLKING, translated from the coding sequence ATGAATATAAAAAACATCACCTTAACTGCTCTTTTGATGGTTGCCGGGACCATTTTTGCCCAGGACTCGACCAAAACCGCAGCTAATCTGCTGAAACCTGAAATCAAGATTTCCTACCTGGACTCCATAAAATCTACCTTTCGCCGCGATGCCGTGGCTTCGTGCGTGGACAGCCTTTGGATGAAGGAACTTACAAACCTTGACCTGTTTGACAACCTTTCAGCCGATATCAAGAACATCAATCTGGACCAGAAAGTAGATTATGAATTGTCGACTGAGCTCCTCAAGTCACGCCTTAAGGAAATGGATGCCAAGTCACCTTTCAATATAGAATGGAATCAGGGACTCGAGAACATCATCAAATCGTTCCTTAAAAACCGCAAGAAATCCTATGAAAGGCTCATGGCGATTTCGGAGTATTATTTCCCGATGTTCGAGGAATCTCTTGCAAGGCAGAACGTGCCTTTGGAAATTAAATACCTCGCCATTGTTGAATCGGCGTTGAACCCGAAAGCGGTGTCGAGGGTGGGCGCGACCGGACTTTGGCAGTTCATGTACCAAACCGGAAAGCAGTACAACCTGAACATCGATTCTTATGTAGACGAACGCAGCGACCCGCAGAAAGCGAGTGATGCCGCAGCACAGTACATGAGCAATATGTACAAGATTTTCGGCGACTGGGACTTGGTCCTGGCATCGTACAACTCGGGTCCGGGTAACGTGGCCAAGGCAATCCGTCGTTCCGGAGGGCAGCAGAATTTCTGGAATATCCGAAAGAACCTTCCGAAGGAGACCCAGGGTTATGTACCGGCATTCCTCGCTACAATGTACATTTATACTTATCATAAAGAGCACGGGATAGTGCCAAACCGCGCCATCATCAAGCATTTTGCAACAGACACGATTATGATCAAGCAGCAGATTTCTTTCAAGCAGCTTTCAGACCTGCTCGACGTGCCTGTGGCGCAACTGCAATTGCTGAACCCGTCTTACAAGATGAATGTCATTCCTTACTATAATAACGTACCCCATTACCTTAGGCTGCCTGCTGAAAAGATTGCGATGTTTGCCTCAAACGAGGATAAGGTGTATGCTTACGTGAAGCACGAAAGTGAAAAGAGGGAAAGGCCTTTTGAGCGCATCCGCCTGACAACGGCAAAGGATTCGACCGCCATCGCCTCCGCAGATTCTGTGCTGACTTCAGGATCGCGTACGAGATTCCATACCGTGCGTCGCGGCGACAACCTGAGTGAGATTGCTTCGAAATATGGCGTAACGATTGGCGAAATCAAAAGATGGAACAAGTTGCGGAGCAACAGCGCCCCGCTGGGAAGGAAGTTAAAGATTGTGGTTTCCGACAGTGAGAACAGCAGTATCGCCGCAACCACAAAAAAACCCGCAGCTGTAAGGGAGGAAAAAACCGCGTTGGCATCCAGGGAGGCAAAGAATACCGAGATGGCCGAAACAACACCGGAGTTCTACACGGTGCAGAAAGGCGACAACCTTGGTTCAATCGCTAAAAGATATGGTGTTTCCATTGCCGATCTGAAAGAATGGAATAATATGGAAGATACCAATGTGCTTTTGGATACGAAACTCAAGATCAATAAGTCTAAAGTCGAAGTTGCAGAGTTAAAAGACGAGGCCGCTGCGTTGGTGCCTTCGTATTATGTTGTGCAGAAAGGAGACAACCTGAGCGCTATCGCTAAAAAGCAGGGCGTGACTGTCGCCCAGATCCAGGAATGGAACAATATGGAGGATGCCAATGTGCAACTGGGCGCCAAACTGACCATCATGAAAGCACCTACAGCCGACAATCAGGTGGCCGCCAGGGTTAAAAAGGACAATGCTGCAAAGCAGAGCCACTATTTGGTGAAAAAAGGCGACTCGCTGTTTACGATTGCGCAGAAGTATCCCGGTGTCACCGTTTCGGATATCAAGAAATGGAACGGAATCAGCAGCAACAATTTAAAGCCGGGAATGAAATTGAAAATCAACGGTTAA
- the rnpA gene encoding ribonuclease P protein component: MPFSYPKNEKLKSRKTIDLLFSEGKSVSKYPLRLVYMPVDQADGPLRAGVSVSKKYFKKAVDRNYYKRVLRETYRLNKAILDNLDRPYAFMFFYQTKDRLTYQEINLKTIQLFEKFVSQVNATPIR; the protein is encoded by the coding sequence ATGCCATTCAGTTACCCGAAAAACGAAAAACTCAAAAGCCGAAAAACGATCGACCTGCTTTTCTCAGAAGGCAAATCGGTGTCGAAATATCCGCTGCGTTTGGTTTACATGCCTGTCGATCAGGCCGATGGTCCCTTGCGCGCGGGGGTATCGGTGAGCAAAAAATATTTTAAGAAAGCCGTAGACCGGAACTATTACAAGCGTGTGCTTCGGGAAACCTATCGGCTCAACAAGGCCATCCTTGATAATCTGGACAGGCCGTACGCATTTATGTTTTTTTACCAGACCAAAGACCGTCTTACCTACCAGGAAATCAACCTGAAAACGATCCAGCTTTTTGAGAAGTTCGTCAGTCAGGTAAATGCAACGCCAATCCGTTGA
- a CDS encoding OmpA family protein: MFKVLRLLPFFIFATLQAQEEVVQSIYFQTSKYSLDEKQAREVVEFIKKTDSTRIESIQIFGYTDDLGKESYNRKLSTNRANTIRDKLIQQGIKNKIIVTIEGKGRILIDDDVVDNLPEVRSKNRRVDVVLNLKPLPAIEIPGFFTSIQKKHVIGDHIYLENLLFERGSSKLTFKSKTDLDKLARLLAKYKNLEFEIQGHVCCTPPYQKEAIDRDTKKRQLSQNRAESVYKYLIFKKIAKTRMTFKGYGNTVPLGKGQEYDRRVELVITKV, encoded by the coding sequence ATGTTCAAGGTTTTAAGGTTACTGCCGTTTTTTATTTTTGCCACGCTGCAGGCACAGGAGGAAGTCGTCCAATCCATCTATTTTCAGACCAGCAAGTATTCGCTTGATGAAAAACAGGCCAGGGAAGTCGTGGAATTTATTAAAAAAACCGATTCCACCCGAATTGAGTCGATCCAGATTTTCGGCTACACCGACGACCTTGGGAAAGAATCCTACAACCGAAAATTGTCTACAAACCGCGCCAATACCATCAGGGACAAGCTGATCCAGCAAGGCATCAAAAACAAGATTATCGTGACGATCGAAGGCAAAGGGCGCATCCTGATTGACGACGACGTGGTCGATAACCTGCCCGAAGTGCGATCAAAGAACCGCCGCGTGGACGTCGTGTTGAACCTCAAGCCGCTGCCCGCCATCGAAATTCCGGGCTTCTTTACATCGATTCAGAAGAAGCACGTGATTGGCGACCACATTTACCTCGAAAACCTGTTGTTTGAACGCGGCAGCAGCAAGCTCACTTTCAAATCGAAAACCGATCTGGATAAGCTCGCCCGCCTTTTGGCAAAGTACAAAAACCTGGAATTTGAAATCCAGGGCCATGTATGCTGTACACCGCCCTATCAGAAAGAAGCCATAGACCGCGACACGAAGAAAAGGCAACTGTCGCAAAATCGTGCCGAAAGCGTATACAAATACCTCATCTTCAAAAAAATCGCGAAGACACGCATGACATTTAAAGGGTATGGCAATACCGTCCCGCTGGGGAAAGGCCAGGAATATGACCGCCGCGTCGAATTGGTCATTACCAAAGTCTGA
- a CDS encoding S8 family peptidase translates to MKMTKSSWLLAASFALSFGASAQTPVKYIGKKGTLPEAELQRWSHLDLVKDSVPGMSVDKAYSEFLKGKKGKTVIVGVVDSGVDIEHDDLKNVIWTNPKEIAGNGIDDDKNGYVDDIHGWNFLGDAVNESLEMTRIVKKGDDGSQTYKDAKAELDKKLKDAKAQKPTVDMLDGAYNTVKEYLKKDNFTVADLKEIQTTDPKLNKSLRIMLSMAAQAGPDFVSQVTEYHDYIYGQLDYNLNTEFDGRKVVGDNPDDINDTSYGNNIVYGPDKKEALHGTHVAGIIAQQRGNGIGGDGIADNVQIMAVRAVPNGDEYDKDIALAIRYAVDNGAKVINGSFGKSFSPHSQWVYDAIKYAEKKDVLIVHAAGNDAEDIDVEPNFPNDSKDGKKEFADNVLTIGALDVHYGDKLVADFSNYGKENVDVFAPGVQIYATVPNNGFKYEQGTSMASPNAAGVAALIRSYYPNLTAKQVKHIIMDSGTVIDEKVNVGGNESDKKPFSALSKSGHIVNAYNALMMAEKMSKGKTKKLNG, encoded by the coding sequence ATGAAAATGACAAAATCGTCCTGGCTCCTCGCAGCCTCCTTTGCGCTTTCGTTTGGTGCCTCTGCGCAAACCCCTGTAAAATATATCGGTAAGAAAGGCACGCTTCCTGAAGCGGAACTGCAACGCTGGAGCCACCTCGACCTGGTGAAGGATAGCGTTCCGGGCATGAGCGTCGACAAGGCATACTCCGAATTCCTCAAAGGCAAAAAAGGCAAAACCGTTATCGTGGGTGTGGTCGATTCAGGCGTCGATATCGAACACGACGACCTTAAGAACGTCATCTGGACAAACCCAAAAGAAATTGCCGGAAACGGCATCGATGATGACAAGAATGGTTATGTTGATGACATACATGGCTGGAATTTCCTCGGCGATGCGGTAAACGAAAGCCTGGAAATGACCCGCATCGTGAAAAAAGGCGACGACGGATCACAAACATACAAGGATGCCAAAGCTGAGCTCGACAAAAAGCTCAAGGATGCCAAAGCGCAAAAGCCAACCGTTGACATGCTTGACGGCGCCTACAATACCGTAAAAGAATACCTGAAGAAAGATAATTTTACCGTCGCCGACCTCAAAGAAATTCAGACCACCGACCCCAAACTCAACAAGAGCCTGCGCATCATGTTAAGCATGGCGGCCCAGGCCGGACCGGATTTTGTCAGCCAGGTTACGGAATACCACGATTATATTTATGGCCAGCTGGACTATAACCTGAACACGGAGTTTGACGGCCGGAAAGTAGTTGGCGACAATCCCGATGACATCAACGATACGTCTTATGGCAATAACATCGTTTACGGCCCGGACAAAAAAGAGGCGCTTCACGGTACCCACGTAGCGGGAATTATTGCACAGCAAAGAGGCAATGGTATCGGCGGTGACGGAATTGCCGATAACGTACAGATTATGGCGGTTAGAGCGGTGCCAAATGGGGACGAATACGACAAAGACATTGCGCTTGCCATTCGTTACGCAGTCGACAACGGCGCGAAGGTCATTAACGGCAGTTTCGGAAAAAGTTTTTCGCCACACAGCCAATGGGTTTATGACGCTATCAAATATGCAGAGAAAAAAGACGTACTGATCGTACATGCAGCCGGCAACGATGCGGAAGATATTGATGTCGAGCCTAATTTTCCGAATGATTCCAAAGACGGCAAAAAGGAATTTGCAGACAATGTGCTGACGATTGGTGCTTTGGACGTGCATTACGGCGACAAACTGGTCGCGGATTTCTCGAACTACGGAAAAGAAAATGTAGACGTATTCGCTCCCGGTGTACAAATTTATGCCACTGTCCCGAATAATGGTTTCAAATATGAGCAGGGCACCTCAATGGCATCCCCTAATGCTGCCGGTGTGGCTGCACTGATCCGTTCTTATTATCCAAACCTGACTGCAAAACAGGTGAAACATATCATTATGGATTCGGGGACAGTTATTGATGAGAAAGTCAATGTGGGCGGCAACGAGTCCGATAAAAAACCGTTTTCCGCGCTTTCAAAATCGGGCCACATCGTCAATGCCTACAACGCCCTGATGATGGCTGAAAAAATGTCAAAAGGGAAAACAAAAAAGCTGAATGGCTAA